The following proteins come from a genomic window of Blastocatellia bacterium:
- a CDS encoding cytochrome c family protein, giving the protein MAQIFHRSTNVIAKVSILGAVFIIGGVGWIASAINRSSYVTQVNVVREQPVPFSHRHHVGQLGIDCRYCHTSVEQSSFAGIPPTETCMTCHSQIHANSPMLQPVRESWRTGKPLPWVRVHDLPEFVYFNHSIHLKKGIGCVTCHGQVEQMALMWQVNTLNMEWCLQCHREPEKFVRPRDQVFNSTWQPPNGDQLAIGQKLVKEYNIQKLTDCSVCHR; this is encoded by the coding sequence ATGGCGCAAATCTTTCATCGCAGCACCAACGTTATTGCTAAGGTCAGTATTCTCGGCGCTGTGTTCATTATCGGTGGAGTCGGCTGGATCGCCTCGGCCATTAATCGCTCGTCGTATGTCACACAAGTGAATGTGGTCCGGGAACAGCCTGTGCCGTTTAGTCATCGGCATCACGTCGGTCAGCTCGGGATTGATTGCCGCTATTGTCACACATCAGTGGAGCAGAGCAGTTTCGCCGGTATTCCGCCGACGGAAACGTGCATGACCTGCCATTCGCAGATTCACGCCAACAGCCCGATGTTACAACCCGTGCGAGAGAGCTGGCGCACCGGCAAGCCGCTGCCGTGGGTTCGGGTTCATGATTTGCCGGAGTTTGTCTATTTCAACCATAGCATACATCTGAAAAAGGGCATTGGATGCGTGACCTGTCATGGCCAAGTAGAACAGATGGCGCTCATGTGGCAGGTGAACACACTGAACATGGAGTGGTGCTTGCAATGCCATCGCGAGCCGGAAAAATTTGTGCGCCCACGGGATCAGGTGTTCAATTCAACGTGGCAACCACCCAACGGCGATCAGTTGGCCATCGGCCAGAAGCTCGTCAAAGAATACAACATTCAGAAACTCACCGATTGTTCCGTGTGTCACCGATGA
- a CDS encoding TAT-variant-translocated molybdopterin oxidoreductase, with translation MKQEKQSTSVSTERSGIVRDDFQSAIPHLDLASLRQRLQSQPGPTFWRSLDELADTEEFRQFLHSEFPREATAVDLSDPVSRRRFLKLMGASLALASASACTRQPTERIFPYTRMPEEIIPGKPLYYATAILQGGVATGVLVESHMGRPTKVEGNPQHPGSLGATDAFTQASVLMLYDPDRSAVVSNAGNINSWTEFVTAISQELTKQNDTRGAGLRILTETITSPTLADLLQSLLVKYPAARWHQYEPVGRDNIKEGAKLAFGQVVETIYRLDQARVIVSLDADFLSDCPGSVRYARDFAEARRVSDQRPFMNRLYMLEASISLAGGMADHRLPVSTSQIEAIARALAARLGIISDGAPELPMRHQQWVNAMAQDLTAHRGASVVLAGESQPPLVHALAHAMNDVLGNVGKTVVYTDSIEANPVNHLESLRELVADMDAGRVQLLVMLGGNPVLTAPADFQFGERLKKVGFRVHLGYYDDETSELCHWHVPQTHELESWGDARAYDGTVSLIQPLIAPLYQGRSPIELVAALLGQFDPSGYELVRAYWRRQNPTADFEQWWQTALHDGVVAGTARPPKNVTLDLNKIKSQLGNSPTPPLQPDASSLEVVFRPDPTIWDGRYANNAWLQELPKPATKLTWDNAVLVSPNTAERLSLNSEDVVELRFKDRSVRGAVWLTPGLPERSVTVHLGYGRTRAGRVGTGLGFNAYQLRRSDAYWAGDGLEVIKLEQRYQLASTQHHHSMQGRHPVRVGTLEQYRNNPDFVKDMGHEPPRDLTLYPEYQYEGNAWGLAVDLNVCTGCNACVIACQSENNIAVVGKEQVVVGREMHWIRIDRYYEGDWSDPKIYNQPVMCMQCENAPCEVVCPVHATNHSREGLNQMVYNRCIGTRYCANNCPYKVRRFNFLLYSDWETPTLKLQRNPDVTVRSRGVMEKCTYCVQRITAARIEAKKQDRPIRDGEIMTACQQVCPTQAIVFGDINDPGSRISKQRAQSRHYGLLAELNTRPRTTYLARLRNPNPQLEASESQG, from the coding sequence ATGAAACAGGAGAAGCAAAGCACGAGTGTGAGCACAGAGCGATCGGGGATTGTGCGTGACGATTTTCAATCCGCAATCCCTCATCTGGATTTGGCCTCGCTTCGTCAACGCTTGCAGAGCCAGCCGGGGCCAACCTTTTGGCGTAGCCTCGATGAATTGGCCGACACGGAGGAGTTTCGCCAATTCCTGCACAGTGAATTTCCGCGCGAGGCAACAGCCGTAGACCTGTCTGATCCTGTCAGCCGACGCCGTTTCCTCAAGCTGATGGGGGCGTCGTTGGCGCTGGCCAGCGCGAGCGCCTGCACACGACAGCCGACCGAACGCATTTTCCCGTATACGCGAATGCCGGAGGAGATCATTCCGGGCAAACCGCTCTACTATGCCACAGCGATCCTGCAAGGCGGCGTTGCCACAGGCGTGCTGGTCGAGAGCCACATGGGACGACCGACGAAAGTCGAAGGGAATCCCCAACATCCTGGTAGCCTGGGCGCAACCGATGCGTTCACCCAAGCGTCCGTGCTGATGCTTTATGATCCTGATCGCTCGGCGGTCGTCTCCAATGCAGGAAACATCAATTCATGGACGGAATTTGTCACCGCCATCAGCCAGGAACTCACCAAGCAAAACGACACGCGCGGGGCCGGCCTACGCATTTTGACGGAGACGATCACCTCGCCGACATTGGCTGATTTGCTGCAATCGTTATTGGTCAAGTATCCAGCGGCGCGATGGCATCAGTATGAGCCGGTCGGACGAGACAACATCAAAGAAGGCGCCAAGCTGGCATTTGGTCAGGTGGTCGAAACCATCTATCGGTTGGATCAGGCGCGAGTGATCGTCTCGCTGGATGCTGATTTTCTCTCGGACTGCCCCGGTTCTGTGCGGTATGCGCGCGATTTTGCTGAGGCACGGCGCGTGAGTGACCAGCGGCCATTCATGAATCGGTTGTATATGCTCGAAGCCTCGATTTCATTAGCCGGCGGGATGGCTGATCATCGGTTGCCAGTTTCGACCAGCCAGATCGAAGCGATAGCCCGTGCGCTCGCTGCCCGACTGGGCATCATCAGTGATGGAGCGCCCGAGTTGCCGATGCGCCACCAGCAATGGGTCAACGCGATGGCGCAAGACTTGACCGCTCACCGTGGCGCGAGCGTGGTGCTCGCCGGCGAGTCGCAGCCGCCGCTGGTGCATGCTCTGGCTCATGCGATGAACGACGTGCTCGGCAATGTCGGCAAGACAGTCGTTTATACCGATTCGATTGAAGCCAATCCGGTGAATCATCTGGAATCGCTGCGCGAGCTGGTGGCGGACATGGACGCCGGTCGTGTGCAGTTGTTGGTGATGCTTGGCGGCAATCCAGTGTTGACCGCGCCTGCTGATTTCCAATTCGGCGAGCGGTTGAAGAAAGTAGGATTTCGCGTTCATCTCGGTTATTACGACGATGAGACCTCCGAGCTATGTCATTGGCATGTGCCTCAAACACACGAGTTGGAATCATGGGGCGACGCGCGCGCTTACGACGGCACGGTGAGTTTGATTCAGCCATTGATTGCGCCGCTCTATCAAGGTCGGTCGCCGATTGAACTGGTGGCAGCATTATTAGGTCAATTCGACCCTTCGGGGTATGAGCTTGTCCGCGCGTATTGGCGGCGACAAAATCCGACAGCCGATTTCGAGCAGTGGTGGCAAACCGCGTTGCATGATGGCGTCGTGGCTGGAACGGCGCGGCCACCTAAGAACGTGACGCTCGATTTGAACAAAATTAAATCACAGCTTGGAAACTCACCTACGCCGCCGCTTCAGCCTGATGCGTCATCACTGGAAGTTGTGTTTCGTCCTGACCCAACGATTTGGGATGGCCGTTATGCCAACAATGCCTGGCTTCAGGAATTGCCCAAGCCGGCAACCAAGCTGACGTGGGATAACGCCGTGCTCGTCAGTCCGAACACGGCTGAGCGGTTGAGTCTCAACAGCGAAGATGTGGTCGAACTGCGCTTCAAAGATCGCTCCGTGCGCGGAGCGGTCTGGCTGACGCCGGGCCTGCCGGAGCGGTCAGTAACCGTGCATCTGGGTTATGGGCGTACACGCGCCGGGCGCGTCGGCACAGGGCTGGGCTTCAATGCGTATCAACTGCGTCGCTCCGATGCCTACTGGGCCGGCGACGGCTTGGAAGTGATCAAGCTGGAACAACGCTATCAGCTCGCCTCGACGCAACATCATCATAGTATGCAAGGCCGCCATCCGGTTCGCGTGGGCACATTGGAGCAGTACCGCAACAACCCTGACTTCGTGAAAGACATGGGCCATGAACCGCCGCGCGACCTGACGCTCTATCCTGAATATCAGTATGAAGGAAATGCCTGGGGCCTGGCCGTTGACTTGAATGTTTGTACAGGATGCAATGCCTGTGTGATTGCGTGCCAGTCGGAGAACAATATCGCGGTTGTCGGCAAAGAGCAGGTGGTCGTCGGCCGTGAGATGCACTGGATTCGCATTGACCGTTATTATGAAGGCGATTGGAGCGATCCGAAAATCTACAATCAACCGGTCATGTGCATGCAATGTGAGAACGCTCCGTGTGAAGTGGTTTGTCCGGTGCATGCGACCAATCACAGTCGCGAAGGATTGAATCAGATGGTCTACAATCGCTGCATCGGCACGCGCTACTGCGCTAATAACTGCCCGTACAAAGTGAGACGATTTAATTTCCTGCTGTACTCTGACTGGGAGACGCCGACGCTGAAGTTGCAGCGCAATCCTGATGTCACGGTGCGCAGTCGGGGCGTCATGGAGAAATGCACGTATTGCGTGCAACGGATTACCGCTGCCCGCATTGAGGCGAAAAAACAAGACCGCCCCATTCGCGACGGCGAGATCATGACGGCCTGCCAGCAGGTCTGCCCAACGCAGGCCATCGTGTTTGGCGACATCAATGATCCGGGCAGCCGCATCTCCAAGCAGCGCGCTCAGTCGCGGCATTATGGCCTGCTGGCCGAACTCAACACGCGACCACGCACCACCTATCTAGCTCGATTGCGGAATCCGAATCCGCAACTGGAGGCGAGTGAGTCTCAAGGATAA